Proteins encoded by one window of Sinorhizobium arboris LMG 14919:
- a CDS encoding GNAT family N-acetyltransferase — MGVAIRLLGTDDVEAFRTVRLEALRTESASFASSAEDWEGLSAEEWRGRMVDASVFVAFRGDVPVGIMGLMRQRASKMAHRATLVMVYVHQEQRGTGLAKRLLETVADHARKAGIKQLELAVSAENVVGARFYERQGFAEVGRIPGGFLHEGREIDDVLMVRRIAD; from the coding sequence ATGGGAGTTGCGATCAGGCTGCTCGGCACGGACGATGTCGAGGCCTTCCGCACCGTTCGGCTGGAAGCGCTGCGGACGGAGTCAGCTTCATTTGCCAGTAGCGCCGAAGACTGGGAAGGATTGTCAGCCGAGGAGTGGCGCGGCAGAATGGTCGATGCCTCGGTCTTCGTTGCCTTCCGGGGCGATGTCCCTGTGGGGATTATGGGCTTGATGCGTCAGCGCGCGAGCAAAATGGCGCATCGGGCGACGCTCGTCATGGTCTATGTGCACCAGGAACAGCGCGGCACGGGCCTTGCGAAGCGCCTTTTGGAAACGGTTGCGGATCATGCGCGAAAGGCGGGCATCAAGCAGTTGGAGCTTGCGGTCAGCGCCGAGAACGTGGTCGGCGCCCGGTTTTACGAGCGCCAGGGCTTCGCCGAAGTCGGGCGCATTCCGGGCGGCTTCCTTCACGAGGGCCGGGAAATCGACGACGTCCTAATGGTAAGACGCATCGCTGATTGA
- a CDS encoding ABC transporter ATP-binding protein, producing MGQLTLNKVQKFYGTYEVLKSIELEVGNGEFVVFVGPSGCGKSTLLRMIAGLDETTAGDIVIDGKRVNDLPPARRGIAMVFQSYALYPHMSVFENIAFPLRVEKMAEEKLKAKVEHAARILHLDQRLEQKPGMLSGGQRQRVAIGRAIVREPKIFLFDEPLSNLDAALRADMRIELAKLHRQLKATMIYVTHDQVEAMTMADRIVVLNAGEIAQTGAPLELYHKPANIFVAGFIGHPKMNFLPVTCTGVGDAGVEVDYKGQRLVVPVEPRAGMAGQTLSLGVRPEHIRMGAADLTLPINPSVIERLGAHTVAYAALDGEGENYCAMLPGTLAIRAEELVKTGIRAADCHLFDEKGIAFERRVEMTDIDMALFDPAAA from the coding sequence TTGGGACAGCTCACTCTCAACAAGGTTCAGAAATTCTACGGCACCTACGAGGTGTTGAAGAGCATCGAGCTCGAAGTCGGGAATGGCGAATTCGTGGTCTTCGTCGGGCCTTCCGGCTGCGGCAAGTCCACATTGCTCAGAATGATCGCGGGGCTTGACGAGACGACCGCCGGCGACATCGTCATCGACGGCAAGCGGGTCAACGATCTGCCACCGGCCAGGCGGGGCATAGCCATGGTCTTCCAGTCCTATGCGCTCTACCCGCATATGAGCGTGTTCGAGAACATCGCCTTCCCGCTCAGGGTCGAGAAGATGGCCGAGGAGAAACTGAAGGCGAAGGTCGAGCATGCCGCCCGCATATTGCATCTCGATCAGCGGCTGGAGCAGAAGCCCGGTATGCTTTCGGGCGGCCAGCGCCAGCGCGTGGCGATCGGCCGGGCGATCGTGCGCGAACCGAAGATCTTCCTCTTCGACGAGCCTCTGTCGAACCTCGACGCGGCGCTTCGCGCCGACATGCGCATCGAGCTTGCGAAGCTGCACCGGCAATTGAAGGCGACGATGATCTACGTCACGCACGACCAGGTCGAGGCGATGACGATGGCGGACCGGATCGTCGTGCTGAATGCCGGTGAGATCGCCCAGACGGGAGCGCCGCTGGAGCTCTATCACAAGCCCGCCAACATATTCGTTGCCGGCTTCATCGGGCATCCGAAGATGAATTTCCTGCCGGTCACCTGCACGGGAGTCGGCGATGCCGGCGTGGAAGTGGATTACAAGGGGCAGAGGCTTGTCGTTCCCGTCGAGCCCCGCGCGGGGATGGCCGGGCAAACGCTCTCGCTCGGCGTGAGGCCGGAACATATCCGCATGGGTGCGGCGGACCTGACGCTGCCGATCAACCCCTCGGTGATCGAGCGCCTCGGCGCTCATACCGTGGCCTATGCGGCGCTTGACGGGGAGGGCGAGAATTATTGCGCCATGTTGCCGGGGACGCTTGCGATCCGCGCGGAGGAACTGGTCAAGACCGGCATCCGCGCGGCCGATTGCCACCTCTTCGACGAAAAGGGCATCGCCTTCGAGCGCCGGGTCGAAATGACCGACATCGACATGGCCCTCTTCGACCCGGCGGCGGCGTGA
- a CDS encoding ABC transporter substrate-binding protein has translation MTIAYKATCLTLALLGSTAFGSIAAQAADQEISWIYCGDTIDPIHEKYIKEWEGKNPGWKVTPEVVGWAQCQDKATTLAVAGTPVGMAYVGSRALKELAENELIVPIPMTGDEKKSYYPNIVDTVTFEGTQWGVPIAFTTKALYWNKDLFKQAGLDPEVPPKTWAEEIAFAKQIKEKTGIAGYGLPAKTFDNTMHQFMHWVYTNNGKVIDGDNIVIDSPEVLAALQAYKDIIPYSVEGATAYEQNEVRAIFLDGKVGMIQAGSGAAARLKETKVNWGVAPLPLGPSAKGEGTLLITDSLVVFKDTGVEEKAIEFAKFITSPGPQGEYELQGGAGLTPLRPSPEVDEFVKADPSWKPFIDGIAYGGPEPLFKDYKGFQNTMIEMVQSVVTGKAEPGDALKKAAADLEQYK, from the coding sequence GTGACAATCGCTTACAAAGCTACCTGTTTGACGCTTGCCTTGCTCGGGTCGACAGCCTTCGGCAGCATCGCTGCACAGGCCGCTGACCAGGAGATCAGCTGGATCTATTGCGGCGACACGATCGATCCTATCCATGAGAAATACATCAAGGAATGGGAGGGGAAGAATCCCGGCTGGAAGGTGACGCCCGAAGTCGTCGGCTGGGCCCAGTGCCAGGACAAGGCGACGACGCTTGCCGTGGCCGGCACGCCGGTCGGCATGGCCTATGTCGGATCGCGCGCGCTCAAGGAACTCGCTGAAAACGAACTGATCGTTCCGATCCCGATGACCGGGGACGAGAAAAAGAGCTACTATCCGAACATTGTCGACACGGTGACGTTCGAGGGAACGCAGTGGGGCGTGCCCATCGCCTTTACGACCAAGGCACTCTACTGGAACAAGGATCTTTTCAAACAGGCCGGCCTTGATCCGGAAGTCCCGCCCAAAACCTGGGCCGAAGAGATCGCCTTCGCCAAGCAGATCAAGGAAAAGACCGGGATTGCGGGTTACGGACTCCCGGCCAAGACCTTCGACAACACGATGCACCAGTTCATGCATTGGGTTTACACCAATAACGGCAAGGTCATCGACGGCGACAATATCGTCATCGACAGTCCGGAAGTGCTCGCCGCCCTGCAGGCCTACAAGGACATCATTCCCTATTCCGTAGAGGGGGCCACGGCTTACGAGCAGAACGAAGTCCGCGCCATCTTCCTTGACGGCAAAGTCGGCATGATCCAGGCGGGCTCCGGAGCCGCCGCCCGGCTGAAGGAAACGAAGGTCAACTGGGGCGTGGCGCCGCTGCCGCTCGGCCCTTCGGCCAAGGGCGAAGGCACGCTGCTGATCACCGACAGCCTTGTGGTGTTCAAGGATACGGGCGTCGAGGAGAAAGCGATCGAGTTCGCCAAGTTCATCACCTCTCCCGGCCCGCAGGGCGAGTACGAACTGCAGGGCGGCGCAGGGCTGACGCCGCTTCGGCCCTCTCCTGAGGTCGACGAATTCGTCAAGGCCGATCCGTCCTGGAAGCCGTTTATCGACGGCATCGCCTATGGTGGTCCGGAGCCGCTCTTCAAGGACTACAAAGGTTTCCAGAACACGATGATCGAGATGGTCCAGTCGGTGGTGACCGGCAAAGCCGAGCCGGGGGATGCCCTGAAGAAGGCGGCGGCCGACCTCGAGCAGTACAAATGA
- a CDS encoding carbohydrate ABC transporter permease, whose product MSQPAMINRYRWYELVGIYAGIFVFLAFILAPFVEGFLVSLKPLSRLFSSPYRFWPENGSFEAYRTMWVSVPGFARYIFNSFFISVIVTAVVLALVVPAAYAFARFRFRGSGALLAAFLAVNMFSGAVLLIPLFRLMRSFGVLNTYFAMIVPGVAFLIPSAIWLLRTYMMRIPRELDEAAFVDGASHFYTLRRVILPIAMPGITVVAITTFIGSYAQQFIFALTFNSKTEYMPLPVGLFAYFGRQEVVWNELMAASFVGIAPAVIVIFFLQRYLVSGLTAGAVKQ is encoded by the coding sequence ATGAGCCAACCCGCGATGATCAACCGCTATCGCTGGTACGAGCTTGTGGGCATCTATGCGGGCATCTTCGTCTTCCTGGCCTTCATTCTTGCGCCCTTCGTCGAGGGCTTCCTAGTTTCGCTGAAGCCGCTGAGCCGCCTCTTTTCCTCTCCCTACCGCTTCTGGCCGGAGAACGGCTCCTTCGAGGCCTATCGCACGATGTGGGTGAGCGTGCCGGGCTTCGCCCGCTACATCTTCAACTCCTTCTTCATTTCCGTCATCGTGACAGCCGTCGTGCTGGCGCTCGTGGTGCCGGCGGCCTATGCCTTTGCTCGGTTCAGGTTCCGCGGCAGCGGGGCGCTGCTCGCCGCTTTCCTGGCGGTCAACATGTTCTCGGGCGCGGTGCTGCTCATCCCGCTCTTTCGGCTGATGCGCAGCTTCGGCGTGCTGAACACCTATTTCGCCATGATCGTTCCCGGTGTCGCCTTCCTGATCCCCTCCGCTATCTGGCTTCTGCGTACCTACATGATGCGGATCCCGCGCGAATTGGACGAGGCAGCCTTCGTCGACGGTGCGAGCCACTTCTACACGCTGCGCCGGGTGATCCTTCCGATCGCCATGCCGGGCATTACGGTCGTGGCGATCACCACCTTCATCGGCTCCTATGCCCAGCAGTTCATCTTCGCGCTGACGTTCAACTCCAAGACCGAATACATGCCGCTGCCCGTGGGCCTCTTCGCCTATTTCGGCCGGCAGGAAGTGGTCTGGAACGAACTGATGGCGGCAAGCTTCGTCGGCATCGCGCCCGCCGTGATCGTGATCTTCTTCCTTCAGCGCTATCTCGTCAGCGGCCTGACCGCGGGCGCGGTGAAACAATAA
- a CDS encoding carbohydrate ABC transporter permease, whose product MSVRRSTIVFAWILLLPAVFYVTVIVAYPLVDTFILSFTDASLKKTTNWVGTANYDKIFNATFAEVILRTFVWTAFSVAIKMIIGTFGAVMLNAAVPGRALFRVLTMPPWIVPMAIGIFMWGWMYNGQFGMISGMLQNWGLVDGPVAFLAHGSTAFWATIVTDVWIGVPLVTLYMLASMQAIPQDLYEAAWTDGAGRFYRFRRITLPLLVPPMITMSMLSLIATFNSFDIIWILTQGGPNGDTTTMIIDTYRTAIGSKKYGEGAARAVLICIFLSIFCLAYFRVTHRLATGESR is encoded by the coding sequence ATGAGCGTTCGGCGCAGCACGATCGTCTTTGCCTGGATACTGCTCCTTCCGGCCGTGTTCTACGTGACGGTGATCGTCGCCTATCCGCTGGTCGATACCTTCATCCTGTCCTTCACGGATGCCTCGCTGAAGAAGACGACGAACTGGGTCGGAACGGCCAATTACGACAAGATCTTCAATGCCACCTTCGCGGAAGTGATCCTCCGCACCTTCGTCTGGACCGCCTTCTCCGTGGCAATCAAGATGATCATCGGCACATTCGGCGCGGTGATGCTGAACGCAGCAGTGCCGGGGCGGGCCCTGTTTCGCGTGCTCACCATGCCGCCGTGGATCGTGCCCATGGCGATCGGCATCTTCATGTGGGGCTGGATGTATAACGGCCAGTTCGGGATGATCTCCGGCATGCTCCAGAATTGGGGACTTGTGGACGGCCCGGTCGCTTTCCTGGCGCATGGGTCCACCGCTTTCTGGGCGACGATCGTCACCGATGTCTGGATCGGGGTGCCCCTTGTGACGCTTTACATGCTCGCCTCGATGCAGGCCATTCCGCAGGATCTCTACGAGGCCGCCTGGACCGACGGAGCAGGACGCTTCTACCGTTTCCGCCGCATTACCCTGCCGCTCCTCGTGCCGCCGATGATCACCATGTCGATGCTGTCGCTGATCGCGACCTTCAACTCGTTCGACATCATCTGGATTCTGACCCAGGGCGGGCCGAACGGCGATACGACGACGATGATCATCGACACCTACCGGACCGCGATCGGCTCGAAGAAATACGGAGAGGGCGCCGCGCGAGCCGTGCTGATCTGCATCTTCCTGTCGATCTTCTGCCTCGCCTATTTCCGCGTCACCCACCGCCTTGCCACGGGAGAAAGTCGATGA
- a CDS encoding Gfo/Idh/MocA family protein: MKVGIIGLGFRLGYLGYVFKAIDEAFEIAGYVDPEPAGLGTLTEKCISAGRAYATPEELIAGEKLDLLMIGSPNHMHLDHIRIGIEAGLKVFCEKPIVSTIEQSLELAALLSKHGPDRLMVGLVLRYAPLYRDLRAAQAAGTLGHVVSIEAAEHIEPYHGAFFMRDWRRYGRYAGSFMLEKCCHDLDLYNGVVGARPERVASFGGRKSFIPTNDPRRDGVNDLQLFHRKPSGWLGSDKVFDSDGDIIDYQVAIVEYANGVAMTFHTNLNVPDQFRRFCVVGSRGMAEGDFIRGYLDVHEVLSGKKVVERRYAKETALSQHYGADEQMAAEIIAHVRDGGPLPVSPLDALEAGILALSMDEARMKRTVVDLRPLWDRFDEALHARAA; this comes from the coding sequence ATGAAAGTCGGTATAATCGGACTCGGATTCCGTCTGGGGTATCTGGGCTACGTCTTCAAGGCGATCGACGAAGCCTTCGAGATTGCGGGATACGTGGATCCCGAGCCGGCGGGCCTTGGCACGCTTACCGAAAAATGCATTTCCGCCGGCAGGGCCTATGCGACGCCTGAAGAGCTGATCGCCGGCGAAAAGCTCGATCTCCTGATGATCGGCTCGCCGAACCACATGCATCTCGATCATATCCGCATCGGCATCGAGGCCGGGCTCAAGGTCTTCTGCGAGAAGCCGATCGTCAGCACGATCGAGCAGAGCCTGGAGCTTGCGGCGCTGCTTTCGAAACACGGACCCGACCGCCTGATGGTCGGCCTCGTGCTGCGTTATGCGCCGCTCTACCGCGACCTGCGCGCCGCGCAAGCCGCGGGAACGCTCGGTCACGTTGTTTCGATCGAGGCCGCCGAGCACATAGAGCCTTATCATGGCGCTTTCTTCATGCGCGACTGGCGTCGCTACGGGCGCTATGCCGGAAGCTTCATGCTCGAGAAGTGCTGCCACGACCTCGACCTCTACAATGGGGTGGTCGGGGCGCGCCCGGAACGCGTCGCCAGTTTCGGCGGCCGCAAGAGCTTTATCCCGACCAACGACCCGAGGCGCGACGGCGTCAACGACCTGCAGCTTTTCCACCGCAAGCCGAGCGGCTGGCTCGGTTCCGACAAGGTCTTCGACAGCGACGGCGACATCATCGACTATCAGGTCGCCATCGTCGAGTACGCCAACGGCGTCGCGATGACCTTCCACACCAACCTCAACGTGCCGGACCAGTTCCGCCGCTTTTGCGTCGTCGGATCGCGCGGCATGGCGGAGGGCGACTTCATTCGCGGTTATCTCGACGTGCACGAAGTGCTCTCGGGCAAAAAGGTCGTGGAGAGGCGCTACGCCAAGGAGACGGCGCTCTCGCAACACTACGGCGCCGACGAGCAGATGGCGGCCGAGATCATCGCGCATGTCCGGGATGGCGGCCCGTTGCCGGTGTCGCCGCTCGATGCGCTGGAAGCGGGCATTCTGGCGCTGTCCATGGATGAGGCGCGGATGAAGAGGACGGTCGTCGATCTGCGGCCGCTCTGGGACCGCTTCGACGAAGCGCTGCACGCCCGTGCTGCTTGA
- a CDS encoding ABC transporter permease — protein sequence MVTLPNLFRLVVLAVLLAFLVQPAWFEPLLKPLVQESAPAVYNQGSLFWLTILHLRTVFVATLAATVVAVSLAIIVTRKAGAEFLPLSRSLVNIGQTFPPVAVLALAVPVYGFGEKPTLIALFLYGLLPIFENALTGLTTLPPTVMEAARGAGMTGRQRLFRIELPLALPVILTGIRLSVVISLATATIGSTVAAKTLGEVIIAGLQSNNLAFVLQGGLIVGALAVLIHDALQGLERAFAGRVHI from the coding sequence ATGGTCACCTTGCCCAATCTGTTCCGGTTGGTTGTGCTTGCCGTGTTGCTGGCGTTCCTGGTGCAGCCCGCCTGGTTCGAGCCGCTGCTGAAACCGCTGGTGCAGGAGAGTGCGCCGGCCGTCTACAACCAGGGCAGCCTGTTCTGGCTGACAATCCTGCACTTGAGGACCGTCTTCGTTGCGACTTTGGCCGCAACCGTCGTCGCCGTCTCACTGGCGATCATCGTCACGCGGAAGGCGGGCGCCGAGTTTCTGCCGCTCTCGCGCAGCCTGGTGAACATCGGTCAGACCTTCCCGCCGGTGGCAGTTCTTGCCCTCGCGGTCCCGGTCTACGGCTTCGGCGAGAAGCCGACCCTGATCGCGCTTTTCCTCTACGGTCTTCTGCCGATTTTCGAAAATGCCCTGACGGGTCTGACGACGCTGCCGCCGACCGTGATGGAGGCCGCACGCGGCGCGGGAATGACCGGTCGCCAGCGGCTCTTCAGGATCGAGCTTCCGCTGGCCTTGCCGGTGATACTGACGGGCATCCGCCTTTCCGTCGTGATCAGCCTCGCGACGGCGACGATCGGCTCGACGGTCGCGGCAAAGACGCTCGGCGAAGTCATCATTGCCGGACTTCAGTCCAACAATCTCGCCTTTGTCCTCCAAGGCGGCCTGATCGTTGGAGCGCTTGCCGTCCTCATTCACGATGCGCTCCAAGGGCTTGAACGGGCATTCGCCGGTCGAGTGCACATCTGA
- a CDS encoding ABC transporter ATP-binding protein: MIEIEEITKRYGDTTVVSDVSLTVAPHTVTVIVGTSGSGKTTLLRMINRLVEPTAGTVKIDGEDNRSIPGFELRRRIGYAIQGHGLFPHRTVAQNIATVPTLLAWEKTRIDAKVEELLKLFQLDPEEFGPRYPHELSGGQQQRVGVARALAAEPNVLLMDEPFGALDPIIRAKAQDDLAAIQKHFGTTIILVTHDMEEAFHLADRIAVMDKGEVVQYATPAEMLVRPATPFVETLVGASERPFRLLGIETVGEAVEPGSAEGRPLPEVLSQRDALSELLWTGRSALPVAAADGAILGKVTLEALVKRAARRQ; this comes from the coding sequence ATGATCGAAATCGAGGAAATAACCAAGCGCTACGGCGATACGACAGTTGTAAGTGACGTATCGCTGACGGTCGCGCCGCATACGGTCACCGTCATCGTCGGAACCTCCGGCTCCGGCAAGACGACGCTTCTGAGAATGATCAATCGCCTCGTCGAGCCGACGGCCGGCACGGTCAAGATCGACGGCGAGGACAACCGATCGATCCCGGGCTTCGAGTTGCGCCGGCGCATCGGCTACGCCATTCAGGGGCATGGCCTGTTCCCGCATCGCACGGTCGCCCAGAATATCGCGACCGTGCCGACGTTGCTCGCCTGGGAGAAAACCCGCATCGACGCCAAAGTCGAAGAGCTCTTGAAACTGTTCCAGCTCGATCCGGAGGAATTCGGGCCGCGCTATCCTCACGAGCTTTCCGGCGGCCAGCAGCAGCGGGTGGGCGTTGCAAGGGCGCTTGCGGCGGAGCCGAACGTGCTCCTCATGGACGAGCCTTTCGGCGCGCTCGACCCGATCATCCGCGCCAAGGCACAGGACGACCTGGCCGCCATCCAGAAACATTTCGGCACCACGATCATCCTCGTCACGCACGACATGGAGGAGGCGTTCCACCTTGCCGACAGGATTGCGGTCATGGACAAAGGCGAAGTGGTGCAGTACGCGACGCCGGCCGAAATGCTCGTCCGGCCCGCAACGCCCTTCGTCGAGACGCTTGTGGGCGCGAGCGAGCGGCCGTTCCGGCTGCTCGGCATCGAAACGGTCGGCGAGGCGGTCGAGCCCGGCTCGGCCGAAGGCCGACCTCTTCCGGAAGTCCTCAGCCAGCGTGATGCGCTGTCGGAGCTCCTGTGGACGGGCCGCTCGGCCCTGCCGGTGGCTGCGGCGGACGGCGCGATCCTGGGCAAGGTCACTCTCGAAGCGCTCGTGAAGCGTGCGGCGAGGCGGCAGTGA
- a CDS encoding ABC transporter permease — MAIGIIQEKERLAFRFDKLGLIIAILALYGALLAPFATFRANRIVQGEARAILEALPPLLGNGFLVLMVAGAGVAFLRTPRLLRMAAALAALAALALLIGVAADHLTPPDNSYARVSPASGFWILVFAFSLLLTDALTRLNPGPGLRLLVFAGVLVVVGGMLVAGRWDDLSIMKEYANRADLFWAEAARHVTLALGSLAAAAVVGLPLGILCHRVGRLRAGVLNVLNAIQTIPSIALFGILIAPLGWIAANVPGAAVIGVRGIGAAPAFVALFLYSLLPVVANTVVGLAGVPRAANDAARGIGMTDRQRLVAVEFPLAFPVILTGIRIVLVQNIGLATIAALIGGGGFGVFVFQGVGQTAMDLVLLGAIPTVVLAFTAAIVLDALIEMTAPNRNRGNAA, encoded by the coding sequence ATGGCGATTGGCATCATCCAGGAAAAGGAACGCTTGGCCTTCCGTTTCGACAAGCTCGGTCTGATCATTGCGATCCTCGCCCTCTATGGGGCGCTCCTCGCTCCTTTTGCGACGTTTCGCGCCAACCGGATCGTTCAGGGCGAAGCGCGGGCAATCCTGGAAGCTCTGCCGCCGCTGCTCGGCAACGGGTTCCTCGTCCTCATGGTCGCCGGCGCCGGCGTCGCGTTTTTGAGGACGCCGCGGCTCTTGCGGATGGCCGCGGCGCTGGCCGCGCTGGCAGCCCTGGCCCTGCTGATCGGGGTCGCGGCCGATCACCTGACACCGCCCGACAATAGCTATGCACGCGTGTCGCCCGCCTCCGGCTTCTGGATTCTGGTCTTCGCCTTCTCGCTGTTGCTCACGGACGCCCTGACCCGTCTCAATCCGGGGCCTGGCCTGCGGCTCCTCGTATTTGCGGGCGTTCTCGTCGTTGTCGGCGGGATGCTTGTCGCCGGCCGCTGGGACGACCTTTCGATCATGAAGGAATATGCGAACCGCGCCGACCTGTTCTGGGCCGAGGCGGCCCGCCACGTGACGCTGGCGCTCGGCTCGCTTGCCGCGGCGGCCGTTGTCGGATTGCCGCTCGGGATCCTCTGTCACCGCGTCGGACGGCTGCGGGCCGGCGTGCTCAATGTACTGAACGCCATCCAGACGATCCCCTCGATTGCGCTTTTCGGCATTCTGATCGCACCGCTCGGCTGGATCGCGGCGAATGTTCCCGGCGCTGCGGTGATCGGCGTTCGCGGCATCGGAGCCGCCCCTGCCTTCGTTGCGCTCTTTCTCTATTCGCTGCTGCCTGTCGTCGCCAATACGGTCGTCGGACTTGCCGGCGTGCCGCGTGCGGCCAACGACGCGGCGCGGGGCATCGGCATGACGGACCGGCAGCGCCTCGTCGCGGTCGAGTTTCCGCTGGCCTTTCCGGTGATCCTGACCGGCATCCGCATCGTGCTCGTGCAGAATATCGGGCTCGCCACGATCGCGGCCCTTATCGGCGGCGGAGGCTTCGGCGTCTTCGTCTTTCAGGGGGTGGGCCAGACAGCGATGGACCTGGTGCTGCTCGGCGCCATTCCGACCGTCGTGCTGGCCTTCACCGCCGCGATCGTACTCGACGCCCTGATCGAGATGACCGCGCCAAACCGCAATCGGGGCAATGCCGCATGA
- the osmF gene encoding glycine betaine ABC transporter substrate-binding protein OsmF — MRLNFTRTLIGAAFALALTTAAAEADVVVSSKIDTEGGVLGNIILSVLNANDIKTTDRVQLGATPVVRKAIIAGEIDIYPEYTGNAAFFFEKADDPAWKDAAKAYEAAKKLDYDANKIVWLTPSPANNTWAIALRKDVAEKNNLKTLSDFGKYVSDGGEVVLAASSEFVNSAAALPAFQTTYSFKLKPEQLITLSGGDTAATIAAAANQTNGANAAMVYGTDGGIAPSGLVVLEDDQGVQPVYQPAPIIREAVLKENPAIEELLKPVFEKLDLTTLQELNGRVQVGGESAKAVAEEFLKANGFLK; from the coding sequence ATGCGACTGAACTTCACCAGGACACTGATCGGTGCCGCCTTTGCGCTTGCACTCACCACCGCGGCGGCCGAAGCCGACGTCGTCGTTTCCTCGAAGATCGATACGGAGGGCGGCGTTCTCGGCAACATCATCCTCTCGGTCCTCAACGCCAACGACATCAAGACGACGGACCGCGTGCAACTCGGCGCCACCCCCGTGGTGCGCAAGGCGATCATCGCCGGCGAGATCGACATCTATCCGGAATATACCGGCAATGCCGCCTTCTTCTTCGAGAAGGCCGACGACCCGGCCTGGAAAGATGCGGCGAAAGCCTACGAAGCGGCGAAGAAGCTCGATTATGACGCCAACAAGATCGTCTGGCTGACGCCGTCGCCGGCAAACAACACCTGGGCGATCGCTCTGCGCAAGGACGTTGCCGAGAAGAACAACCTCAAGACCCTCTCGGATTTCGGCAAATACGTTTCCGATGGCGGTGAGGTCGTGCTCGCGGCCTCGTCCGAATTCGTCAACTCCGCCGCCGCTTTGCCTGCTTTTCAGACGACCTATTCCTTCAAGCTGAAGCCGGAGCAGCTCATCACGCTCTCGGGCGGCGACACCGCCGCCACGATCGCAGCCGCGGCGAATCAGACGAACGGCGCGAATGCGGCGATGGTCTACGGCACCGACGGCGGGATTGCGCCTTCCGGTCTGGTCGTGCTCGAGGATGATCAGGGCGTTCAGCCGGTTTACCAGCCGGCGCCGATCATTCGCGAGGCGGTTCTCAAGGAAAATCCGGCGATCGAAGAACTCCTGAAGCCGGTCTTCGAAAAGCTCGACCTCACGACCCTGCAGGAACTCAACGGCCGCGTGCAGGTCGGCGGCGAGTCGGCCAAGGCCGTCGCCGAGGAGTTCCTGAAGGCAAACGGCTTCCTGAAATAG